In Salarias fasciatus chromosome 20, fSalaFa1.1, whole genome shotgun sequence, a single window of DNA contains:
- the casp9 gene encoding caspase-9, protein MEERHRDILRGNRVNLVTDLNPSALYDGLLEKGVFTQDMIEEIQSSGTRRDQARQLVRDLETRGSRAFPLFLECLQETGQLSLAGILLNGAPAGSLQPAAPVPVLRPVIQPLPVISPMDVDKQNRDVVPVLPSPRPSTTPSPSPEKEYRQTAQGRTRRDSIQTYKMDASPCGHCLIINNMEFQKDTGLSNRNGSNIDSEKLERRFKALNFTVEVKTNLKQKQIKRELSALSKKDHSQFDCCVVIILSHGTEVSHNRFPGAVYGVDGEFVPVQHITNYLNGQHCPSLQGKPKLFFIQACGGGDKDTGFEVSPDEVEPSVGGTDDQTDAIPTSSSSDSLSTPDEVDARVTLPTPSDILVSYSTFPGYVSWRDPRLGSWYVETLDRILEESAATDDLVTMLMLVNHEVSQNSAKGLYKQMPGSFNFLRKLLYFQTQ, encoded by the exons ATGGAGGAAAGGCACAGGGACATCCTTCGTGGGAACAGGGTTAACCTGGTGACAGACCTGAATCCCTCTGCGCTCTACGATGGCCTCCTTGAAAAAGGAGTTTTCACTCAGGACATGATCGAAGAGATTCAA AGCTCCGGGACCAGACGAGACCAGGCCAGGCAGCTGGTCCGGGATTTGGAGACCCGAGGGAGTCGAGCCTTCCCTCTATTTCTGGAGTGCCTTCAGGAGACGGGTCAGCTCAGTTTGGCAGGAATCCTGCTGAatggagctccagcaggcagcctgcagcctgcagctccggTACCGGTTCTCCGTCCTGTCATCCAGCCTCTGCCAGTCA TCTCTCCAATGGATGTTGATAAGCAAAACAGAGATGTTGTCCCTGTTCTTCCATCACCGAGACCCAGCACTACTCCCAGTCCAT CACCTGAGAAGGAGTACAGACAAACGGCACAAGGTAGAACACGGCGCGACAGTATTCAG ACCTATAAAATGGACGCCAGCCCCTGTGGACATTGCCTTATCATAAACAACATGGAGTTTCAAAAGGACACGGGTCTGAGCAACCGCAACGGCTCCAACATAGACTCTGAGAAACTGGAGAGGAGATTCAAGGCACTCAACTTTACTGTTGAAGTCAAGACcaatctgaaacaaaaa CAAATCAAACGTGAGCTGAGTGCTCTGTCAAAGAAGGACCATTCACAATTCGACTGCTGTGTGGTGATCATACTGTCCCATGGGACTGAG GTAAGTCATAACCGCTTCCCTGGAGCCGTGTACGGTGTGGACGGAGAATTCGTTCCAGTTCAGCACATAACAAACTACCTCAACGGCCAGCACTGCCCGTCCCTACAAGGCAAACCCAAGCTGTTTTTCATCCAGGCCTGCGGAGGAG GTGACAAAGACACGGGCTTTGAAGTGTCTCCTGACGAGGTTGAGCCGTCCGTCGGGGGCACGGATGACCAGACGGACGCCATTCCGACGTCGTCCAGCAGCGACTCTCTGAGCACGCCTGATGAAGTGGACGCCCGAGTCACGCTGCCCACCCCGAGCGACATCCTGGTGTCCTATTCCACTTTCccag GTTATGTGTCATGGAGAGACCCACGGTTGGGGTCCTGGTACGTCGAGACGCTCGACCGTATTCTTGAGGAAAGTGCTGCTACAGATGACTTGGTCACGATGCTGATGTTG GTGAACCACGAAGTTTCCCAAAATTCAGCTAAAGGGCTCTATAAGCAAATGCCAGGCTCCTTTAACTTCCTCCGGAAACTCCTTTACTTCCAGACCCAGTAG
- the dnajc16 gene encoding dnaJ homolog subfamily C member 16 yields MAGSKMSLPLAAAVAAVLSVLLAASTHAGPEMDPYKILGVTRSASQAEIKKVYKRLAKEWHPDKNKNPGAEDMFIKITKSYEILSSEDKRANYDRYGQTDDTQPYGNNRYGNRHDGFYFDESFFNFPFNSKNHRDFTDSKYTLHFNQYVNNVVPDSYKRPYLIKITSDWCFSCIHIEPVWKEVVQEMESLGVGIGVVDVGYERRLANHLGAHRTPSILGVINGKVTFFHYAVAKEHLRQFVEDLLPQRLVERVTDKNDLQFLNSWHELNKPHVLLFDQVPAVPLLYKLTAFAYKDYLQFGYVDQGLSETANLQKQFNINTYAPTMLIFKENTDKPADIIQAKGMKKQIIEEFMSNNKFLLAPRLVSQKLFDELCPVKQFHRRRKYCVLLITGDEEIFSFGNQAFLSFASANTREVVRFAYVYQRLQQPLCDILMQNKESAQSPPQVVILERRNAAGKAFYKPVTAWNGSEEDKQRLLEELDRLQKDPSILIHDAMLPELNNEFASMFVIRWIYASYDYLSEVIDDILHNNWREMMPLLSLIFSALFILFGTVVIQAFSDSSDDKQTKPKAKDGTKAENGSSGTSGTSSRPPKKNFVEVTELTDITYISNLVKLRPGHMNIVLVLTDASKNILLSKFAKEVYSFTGSLTLHFSFLNIDKHSEWMSTLLEYAQDAMQIDAEEDDGGARKADYTGYVLALNGHKKYLCLFRPVYTGEDHDSRSSEDEGGAPGGRSRSRSRDDHPPRKSNRSRSISTLQIHHKLDRLGLWMERLMEGTLPRYYIPTWPGIDKITPCK; encoded by the exons ATGGCGGGGTCAAAGATGTCCCTccctctggctgctgctgtggcggCGGTCCTCTCGGTGCTGCTGGCAGCATCGACCCACGCTGGTCCAGAGATGGACCCTTACAAAATATTAGGGGTGACGAGGAGCGCGAGCCAGGCTGAGATCAAGAAGGTCTACAAGCGCCTGGCCAAAGAATG GCAtcctgacaaaaacaaaaacccaggCGCTGAGGACATGTTTATCAAGATCACCAAATCCTACGAG ATCCTGTCCAGTGAGGACAAGCGTGCCAATTACGACCGCTACGGGCAGACCGATGACACTCAGCCGTACGGAAACAACAGATATGGCAATCGTCACGACGGCTTCTACTTCGACGAGTCCTTCTTCAACTTTCCCTTCAACAGCAAGAACCACAGAGACTTCACTGACAGCAAGTACACGTTGCACTTCAACCAGTATGTCAACAACGTGGTCCCAGACAGCTACAAGAGACCCTACCTGATCAAGATCACCTCTGACTGGTGCTTCAGCTGCATCCACATTGAGCCTGTGTGGAAGGAGGTGGTGCAGGAGATGGAGAGTCTCG GGGTGGGAATCGGCGTCGTGGATGTGGGCTATGAGAGACGTCTAGCGAATCACCTCGGAGCCCACCGCACGCCGTCCATCCTCGGAGTCATCAACGGCAAAGTCACGTTTTTCCATTACGCTGTAGCAAAGGAGCACCTGAGGCAGTTTGTGGAGGATCTTCTCCCTCAGAGATTGGTGGAGCGG GTCACTGATAAAAATGACCTGCAGTTCTTGAACAGCTGGCACGAGCTCAACAAGCCACATGTGCTGCTGTTCGACCAAGTGCCTGCAGTTCCTTTACTATACAAG ctgacAGCTTTTGCTTATAAGGACTACCTTCAGTTTGGCTATGTGGACCAGGGCCTTTCTGAGACCGCCAATCTTCAGAAGCAGTTTAATATTAACACTTACGCTCCGACCATGCTGATCTTCAAAGAGAACACCGACAAGCCGGCCGATATTATCCAG GCTAAAGGAATGAAAAAGCAAATTATTGAAGAGTTCATGTCAAACAACAAGTTTCTCCTCGCACCTCGGCTCGTCAGTCAGAAGCTCTTTGACGAGCTGTGTCCTGTCAAACAGTTTCACAGACGACGGAA ATACTGCGTCCTGCTGATCACAGGTGATGAAGAGATCTTTTCCTTTGGGAACCAGGCCTTTCTTTCGTTTGCTTCTGCCAACACCAGGGAAGTTGTGCGATTTGCCTACGTGTACCAGCGCCTCCAGCAACCGCTGTGTGACATCCTCATGCAAAACAAAGAGAGCGCCCAGTCACCCCCACAG GTTGTGATCCTGGAGCGGCGTAATGCTGCGGGGAAAGCCTTTTACAAGCCGGTGACTGCCTGGAACGGCAGCGAGGAGGACAAGCAGcgcctcctggaggagctggaccgaCTGCAGAAGGACCCGTCCATCCTCATCCACGATGCAATGCTGCCCGAACTCAACAATGAGTTTGCTTCT ATGTTTGTAATCCGGTGGATCTATGCATCGTACGATTACCTCTCTGAAGTCATTGATGATATCCTTCATAACAACTG GCGTGAGATGATGCCTCTTCTGTCCCTCATCTTCTCTGCCTTATTCATCTTGTTTGGGACGGTGGTCATCCAAGCATTCAG tgactccagtGACGATAAACAGACAAAACCAAAGGCTAAAGAtggaacaaaagcagaaaatggCTCATCGGGGACCAGTGGAACCTCGAG TCGTCCTCCCAAGAAGAACTTTGTGGAGGTGACCGAGCTGACGGACATCACCTACATCAGTAACCTGGTGAAGCTGAGGCCGGGACACATGAACATCGTGCTGGTGCTCACCGACGCCTCCAAGAACATCCTGCTGAGCAAGTTCGCCAAGGAGGTGTACTCCTTCACCGG GAGCCTGACCCTGCATTTCTCCTTCCTGAACATCGACAAGCACAGCGAGTGGATGAGCACGCTGCTGGAGTACGCCCAGGACGCCATGCAGATCGACGCCGAGGAGGACGACGGCGGGGCCCGCAAGGCGGACTACACCGGCTACGTGCTGGCGCTCAACGGCCACAAGAAGTACCTGTGCCTGTTCAGGCCCGTCTACACCGGCGAGGACCACGACAGCAGGTCGTCGGAGGACGAAGGCGGCGCCCCGGGCGGCCGCTCCAGGTCCCGCTCCCGCGACGACCACCCGCCGCGCAAGTCCAATCGATCCCGCAGCATATCCACCCTGCAGATCCACCACAAACTGGACCGGCTGGGGCTGTGGATGGAGAGGCTCATGGAGGGAACGCTGCCTCGCTACTACATCCCCACCTGGCCCGGGATCGACAAGATCACCCCCTGTAAATAG